A stretch of Choristoneura fumiferana chromosome 29, NRCan_CFum_1, whole genome shotgun sequence DNA encodes these proteins:
- the hppy gene encoding LOW QUALITY PROTEIN: MAP4K3-like protein hppy (The sequence of the model RefSeq protein was modified relative to this genomic sequence to represent the inferred CDS: inserted 1 base in 1 codon): MAHSGGVLSSDISRRNPQDEYELIQRIGSGTYGDVYKAKRLNGNGELAAIKVIKLEPGDDFAIIQQEILMMKDCRHPNIVAYYGSYLRRDKLWISMEYCGGGSLQDIYHVTGPLTELQIAYMCRETLMGLSYLHSMGKMHRDIKGANILLTECGDVKLADFGVSAQITATINKRKSFIGTPYWMAPEVAAVERKGGYNQLCDIWACGITAIELAELQPPMFELHPMRVLFLMSKSGFKPPQLKERERWSQLFHAFLKLALTKNPKKRPTAEKLLQHAFFHQDMNKRLAIELLQKYSNPPSQCLSAEPDEDGAESNVPQRIASRHTGRGRRVLDQSQPAAHARPAPSANHARPRSLLTDHVVPTAGRPDSLLDDDMSAANRVRLMAEERDAANRRSGVYDDSPIIDLDADEDLGLRPPGRDRAAATSSCDGDTIKRAHHRQTSEDWSVKSLISCPKHNPLTQEMANDTMPNSENKWCRVITGDDIMRMSLRSLLQYIDEELMLRATLPMTADAAAISQATGLSVHDQHLSQCIQLKQNFLNNSTTNIFQNLASNYQTPLGASRVSIDDPLCRKMGETDILFVDHTGSESIVESPLIRNSNCECGLCPKPEPRDNNTLSDLQRSVASKCSCDACNSNADILSYYRNCSNHNSDSGIVYCDNCKKQKISVSNFRALQIANRLQIAEDKVENGSTSDDDLCRKIDKSLTDDKNYEHRKRHNRHNSESVTVGIDLSQFCQCELEPSKRKTSSVDEIFKMAEGDDKQELTEEVVSQRQRSLSDSQRDKAKVETKARETPPVPPRRARVRRAHTPPRPAPNGLPPTPKVHMGACFSKVFNGCPLRINCTASWINPDTRDQHILIGAEEGIYTLNLNELHETAMDQLCPRRTIWLHVIQDVLMSLSGKTPSLYRHELLALLGSARGGKSLRVLPPRLLPXRFALTTRVPDTRGCMRCAVARNPYNGYKYLCGCTPHGLFLMQWYDPLHKFMLLKNIECVLPTPLPVFELIITPELEYPLVCVGATRRPLRLCLLNINSGATWFHSDELAACVGSNTVIPRGERLHTLRAVHQLDKDTVLVAHENLVETVPVLPPPLDAARWRSDDDKKKKFLPRIEFDFNIDSILVLADSVLAFHRHGVQGRSLRHADVTQEITDESRAYRLRGHDKVVVLESHILHSNTLSGDDGNDLYILAGHEASY; this comes from the exons GCGAAACGTCTCAACGGCAACGGTGAGCTCGCTGCCATCAAGGTGATCAAGCTGGAGCCGGGCGATGACTTCGCCATCATCCAGCAGGAGATCCTGATGATGAAGGACTGCCGGCATCCGAACATCGTCGCGTACTATGGCTCCTACCTGCGCAGGGACAAGCTGTGGATCTCTATGGAGTACTGCGGCGGAGGGAGTCTACAG GACATCTACCACGTGACCGGTCCGCTAACGGAGCTGCAGATAGCGTACATGTGCCGCGAGACGCTGATGGGGCTGTCCTATCTCCACAGCATGGGGAAGATGCATCG TGACATCAAAGGTGCGAACATCTTGCTGACGGAGTGCGGAGACGTGAAACTGGCGGATTTCGGCGTGTCGGCTCAGATCACAGCCACCATCAACAAGAGGAAGTCCTTCATCGGAACTCCCTACTGGATGGCGCCTGAG GTGGCTGCAGTGGAACGAAAAGGTGGCTACAACCAGCTCTGTGATATTTGGGCGTGCGGGATCACGGCCAtag AACTAGCAGAGCTCCAGCCTCCCATGTTCGAGCTGCACCCCATGAGGGTTCTCTTCCTGATGTCCAAGTCTGGGTTCAAGCCGCCGCAACTGAAGGAGCGAGAGCGCTGGTCGCAACTGTTTCATGCGTTCCTGAAACTGGCACTCACTAAGAACCCTAAGAAGAGGCCCACGGCTGAAAAATTGCTTCAG CATGCGTTCTTCCATCAAGATATGAACAAGCGGCTCGCTATAGAATTGCTTCAGAAGTACTCGAATCCACCTAGTCAGTGTCTCAGCGCGGAGCCAGATGAAGACGGG GCGGAATCCAACGTGCCGCAGCGCATAGCGTCGCGGCACACGGGCCGCGGGCGGCGCGTGCTCGACCAATCGCAGCCCGCGGCGCACGCGCGCCCCGCGCCGTCCGCCAATCACGCGCGCCCGCGCAGTCTGCTTACAGACCACGTCGTGCCCACCGCCGGCCGGCCTGATTCGCTGCTCGATGATGACATGTCCGCTGCTAATAGG GTCCGTTTGATGGCGGAGGAGCGTGACGCGGCCAACCGTCGCTCGGGCGTGTACGACGACTCGCCCATCATCGACCTCGACGCCGACGAGGACCTGGGGCTGCGGCCGCCGGGACGGGACCGCGCTGCCGCCACCAGCAGCTGCGACGGCGATACCATCAAGCGAG CTCATCATAGGCAAACTAGTGAAGATTGGAGCGTTAAATCCCTCATCTCCTGCCCGAAACACAACCCCCTAACCCAAGAAATGGCCAACGACACGATGCCCAACAGCGAAAA CAAGTGGTGTCGGGTGATCACAGGGGATGATATTATGAGAATGAGTCTGAG GAGCCTCTTGCAATATATAGACGAAGAATTAATGCTCAG GGCAACACTACCGATGACAGCTGACGCCGCCGCCATTTCTCAAGCCACTGGGTTATCGGTCCACGACCAGCATCTATCACAATGCATTCAGCTCAAGCAAAACTTCTTGAACAATTCCACTACGAACATATTCCAGAATTTAGCATCAAATTACCAAACCCCTTTAGGCGCTTCCAGAGTCTCTATAGACGATCCGCTATGCCGGAAAATGGGCGAGACAGACATTCTGTTCGTCGATCATACGGGAAGCGAATCTATAGTTGAATCACCTCTAATCCGCAATTCTAATTGTGAATGCGGATTATGTCCTAAACCCGAGCCGAGGGACAATAATACTCTAAGCGACTTACAAAGATCAGTGGCTTCTAAATGCTCCTGCGACGCTTGCAACTCCAACGCGGACATCCTGAGTTACTATAGAAACTGTTCGAACCACAACTCCGACTCCGGCATAGTGTACTGTGATAATTGTAAGAAACAAAAGATATCTGTATCCAACTTCAGAGCTTTGCAAATCGCCAATAGATTACAAATAGCCGAAGACAAAGTTGAGAACGGATCGACGTCGGACGACGATCTCTGTCGGAAGATAGACAAAAGTTTGACAGATGACAAGAATTACGAGCACAGGAAACGGCACAACAGGCATAACTCTGAATCTGTGACCGTTGGGATAGATCTGAGCCAGTTTTGTCAGTGTGAACTGGAGCCTAGCAAGAGAAAGACCTCGTCGGTCGATGAGATATTCAAGATGGCCGAAGGGGATGACAAGCAGGAGCTGACGGAAGAGGTGGTCAGTCAGAGGCAGAGGAGTCTGTCGGATAGCCAAAGGGACAAGGCCAAAGTGGAAACGAAAG CGCGCGAGACGCCGCCGGTGccgccgcggcgcgcgcgcgtccGCCGCGCCCACAcgccgccgcgccccgcgcccaaCGGCCTGCCGCCCACGCCCAAGGTGCACATGGGCGCCTGCTTCTCCAAG gtGTTCAACGGCTGTCCACTCAGGATAAACTGCACGGCGTCGTGGATCAATCCGGACACGAGGGACCAGCACATACTAATCG GCGCGGAAGAAGGCATCTACACTCTGAACCTGAACGAGTTGCACGAGACAGCAATGGACCAGCTGTGCCCGCGGCGGACCATCTGGCTACACGTGATACAGGACGTGCTCATGTCACTCTCAG GCAAGACCCCGTCCCTGTACCGGCACGAGCTGCTGGCGCTGCTCGGGAGCGCGCGCGGCGGCAAGTCCCTGCGGGTGCTGCCGCCGCGGCTGCTGC GACGGTTCGCGCTCACCACCAGAGTGCCCGACACCAGAG GTTGCATGCGGTGCGCGGTGGCCCGCAACCCGTACAACGGGTACAAGTACCTGTGCGGGTGCACGCCGCACGGCCTCTTCCTCATGCAGTGGTACGACCCGCTGCACAAGTTCATGCTGCTCAAG AATATAGAGTGCGTCCTGCCGACGCCTCTGCCGGTGTTCGAGCTGATCATCACGCCGGAGCTGGAGTACCCGCTGGTGTGCGTGGGCGCCACGCGCCGCCCGCTGAGGCTGTGCTTGCTCAACATTAACTCTG GCGCGACGTGGTTCCACTCGGACGAGCTGGCGGCGTGCGTCGGCAGCAACACCGTGATACCGCGCGGGGAGCGGCTGCACACGCTGCGGGCCGTGCACCAGCTGGACAAAGACACG GTTTTGGTGGCCCATGAGAACTTGGTGGAGACGGTGCCGGTGCTCCCCCCCCCGCTGGACGCGGCGCGCTGGCGCTCCGACGACGACAAGAAAAAGAAGTTCCTGCCACGGATAGAGTTCGACTTCAACATCGACAGCATAC